One segment of Mycolicibacterium baixiangningiae DNA contains the following:
- a CDS encoding nitric oxide reductase activation protein NorD: MEAPAGQPAHTNGQFIFVSSGGAVEEQRREMLVQAALLGAGSLEPRLVKGLRARATLARRYLALEGQRVLAELAAQIPLDAGLLGDAAPSTATADESLEVARSRATVADPPEWFGAIKVSRLLAAPAGPGGKATNKDLKLQFDPIDMPESEEDDEDEDEDGGKSGDSKILKLFESPIFNNQSMSDYMRKMFGGSRSPGEGAAGAEMTVRSTRKVREIGPDARPLPTRIQFTDDGKPGAALGVGGALYPEWDVFNDRYKPDWCRVIDFPLTANADVSDAGVARDDVLRRRLARVGLGPKVLRARADGDDLDIEALIDLFVDLQSGFSAPEHVYLERRKLSRNLGVLILIDASGSAVDADADGLAVHDHQRGAAATLAVTLEELGDRVAVYAFRSQGRHAVHLPAIKTFDQSFSAVGRARLNQLEPGSYTRLGAGIRGAGEVLKDQAGTPNRMLIVLSDGFPYDDGYEGRYAEADASKALEELRSEGVACLCLAIGASTKTDVLERVFGAASFASAPVLSDLSPQMDELFMSALAELAAPKPTRV, encoded by the coding sequence ATGGAGGCACCGGCCGGCCAGCCTGCGCACACGAACGGCCAATTCATCTTCGTTTCGTCCGGCGGTGCCGTCGAAGAGCAGCGCCGTGAAATGCTGGTTCAGGCCGCACTTCTCGGCGCGGGAAGTCTCGAACCGCGATTGGTCAAGGGGTTGCGGGCGCGGGCCACACTGGCCCGCCGCTACCTGGCGCTCGAAGGTCAGCGAGTTCTCGCCGAACTCGCCGCGCAGATCCCGCTCGATGCGGGACTCCTCGGTGACGCAGCGCCCAGCACTGCGACCGCCGACGAGTCACTCGAGGTGGCCAGGAGCCGCGCGACGGTTGCCGATCCGCCGGAGTGGTTCGGTGCCATCAAAGTCTCCCGGTTGCTGGCGGCGCCGGCGGGCCCGGGAGGGAAGGCCACCAACAAAGACCTCAAGTTGCAGTTCGATCCCATCGACATGCCGGAGTCGGAAGAGGACGACGAAGACGAGGACGAGGACGGCGGAAAGTCCGGGGATAGCAAGATACTCAAGCTGTTCGAGAGCCCGATCTTCAACAACCAGTCGATGTCCGACTACATGCGAAAGATGTTCGGCGGTTCACGTTCGCCTGGCGAGGGTGCCGCGGGCGCGGAGATGACAGTTCGCTCCACCCGGAAGGTACGGGAAATCGGGCCCGACGCCCGTCCCCTGCCCACTCGGATCCAATTCACCGATGACGGCAAACCCGGTGCTGCGCTCGGCGTAGGCGGCGCACTGTATCCGGAGTGGGACGTCTTCAACGACCGGTACAAACCTGACTGGTGCCGTGTCATCGATTTCCCACTGACCGCCAATGCCGACGTCTCCGATGCCGGTGTCGCCCGCGACGACGTGCTACGGCGCCGGCTGGCTCGCGTCGGGCTCGGCCCGAAGGTGCTGCGCGCCCGTGCTGACGGGGACGACCTCGATATCGAGGCGTTGATCGATCTGTTCGTCGATCTGCAATCCGGTTTCTCCGCACCGGAGCACGTCTACCTGGAACGTCGCAAACTTTCCCGCAATCTCGGCGTACTCATCCTCATCGACGCCTCCGGGTCTGCCGTCGACGCCGATGCCGACGGCCTGGCGGTGCACGACCACCAGCGTGGGGCGGCCGCCACCCTGGCCGTCACGCTCGAAGAACTCGGTGACCGCGTCGCCGTCTATGCCTTCCGGTCGCAAGGTCGCCACGCCGTCCATCTGCCGGCGATCAAGACCTTCGACCAGAGTTTCAGCGCCGTTGGACGGGCCCGACTGAACCAGCTTGAGCCAGGCAGCTACACGCGTCTCGGCGCCGGAATTCGGGGCGCCGGTGAGGTTCTCAAGGACCAGGCCGGTACCCCCAACCGGATGCTGATCGTGCTCTCGGACGGCTTCCCCTACGACGACGGCTACGAGGGTCGTTACGCGGAAGCCGACGCCAGCAAGGCCCTCGAAGAGCTCCGATCGGAAGGCGTTGCGTGCCTGTGCCTTGCCATCGGCGCGTCCACGAAAACCGATGTGCTCG
- a CDS encoding CbbQ/NirQ/NorQ/GpvN family protein — protein sequence MSNSNSAVVTPVSSAPFYRAVGDEVEVFRAAARRGLPVLLKGPTGCGKTRFVEAMAHQLNSDLITVAGHEDMTSADLVGRFLLKGGETVWVDGPLTRAVREGAIFYLDEVVEARQDTTVVIHPLADHRRELPVDRLGTTLQAAPGFQLVISYNPGYQSVLKNLKESTRQRFVAIELGYPSAEIETEVVAYEAGIDVETASALVRLAYAIRNLAGSPLREVSSTRMLILAGGLAAEGLNLRSAVHAAVVQVLSDDHDVIRALDELVDTVLPKT from the coding sequence ATGTCGAACAGCAATTCTGCGGTGGTGACCCCCGTTTCGAGCGCGCCGTTCTACCGTGCGGTTGGCGACGAGGTGGAGGTCTTCCGCGCGGCGGCCCGCCGAGGGCTGCCGGTGCTGCTGAAGGGCCCTACAGGTTGCGGGAAAACGCGATTCGTGGAGGCGATGGCCCACCAGCTGAACAGTGACCTGATCACCGTTGCCGGCCACGAGGACATGACGTCGGCCGATCTGGTGGGTCGGTTCCTGCTCAAGGGCGGCGAGACGGTCTGGGTAGATGGGCCGCTGACCCGCGCGGTGCGCGAGGGCGCCATCTTCTATCTGGACGAGGTCGTGGAGGCCCGCCAAGACACCACCGTTGTCATCCATCCGCTCGCCGATCACCGCCGTGAACTGCCCGTCGACCGCCTGGGCACGACACTTCAGGCAGCGCCTGGATTCCAGCTCGTGATCTCCTACAACCCGGGCTACCAAAGCGTGCTCAAGAATCTCAAGGAGTCGACCCGTCAGCGCTTTGTCGCCATCGAGTTGGGCTATCCGTCCGCGGAGATCGAGACCGAGGTGGTCGCCTACGAAGCCGGGATCGATGTCGAGACCGCGAGCGCTCTGGTCAGACTGGCATACGCCATTCGAAATCTCGCTGGGTCGCCGTTGCGCGAAGTGTCCTCCACTCGCATGTTGATTCTCGCGGGCGGCCTCGCTGCTGAGGGGCTCAACCTGCGCAGCGCCGTTCATGCTGCTGTCGTCCAGGTCCTCTCCGACGATCACGATGTGATCCGCGCCCTTGATGAACTCGTCGACACGGTACTGCCAAAGACGTGA
- a CDS encoding spirocyclase AveC family protein: MSDLSSRKKPVLTESLSDATLGAQPQKKITPVRVWAAVGGVILAFQLFVWGKWVTGPHFERVPAGPTDPPTFMKAILFTWTAVIVVGLPVAIWWFLIRPWRRERRITLDGMLFVSCGLLWFQDPLLNYFSTWSTYNTWMWNMGSWVQDIPGWVSYGEPGAMMAEPVLMNAPGYFFVLLCTMLGCWVMRLAKKRFPNINTFGLIGVVIAWTFFFDFVIEGLFLMPMGLFTYPGAIQALSVNAGTYYQWPLYEGLMWGGVQAGLCCMRYFTDDRGRTFVERGLDQVRGGAVKQQITRFLAIFAACSTFFFVFYNIPAQFFAMHQDPWPEDILKRSYFLMGICGEDTDRPCPNPALPMPLTNSGYINHDGELVFPEGVELPNKVPLERGE; encoded by the coding sequence GTGAGTGATCTGTCGAGCAGGAAGAAGCCGGTTCTCACCGAGTCGCTCAGCGACGCGACACTCGGTGCGCAGCCGCAGAAGAAGATCACGCCGGTACGCGTGTGGGCCGCCGTCGGCGGTGTAATCCTCGCGTTCCAGCTGTTCGTCTGGGGCAAATGGGTCACCGGACCCCACTTCGAGCGGGTACCCGCAGGCCCCACCGACCCACCGACGTTCATGAAGGCGATCCTGTTCACCTGGACAGCCGTGATCGTGGTGGGCCTGCCAGTCGCCATCTGGTGGTTCCTCATCCGGCCGTGGCGTCGGGAAAGGCGAATCACCCTCGACGGCATGCTCTTCGTGAGCTGCGGGCTGCTGTGGTTCCAGGACCCGCTGCTGAACTACTTCAGCACCTGGAGCACCTACAACACCTGGATGTGGAACATGGGCTCGTGGGTCCAGGACATTCCGGGTTGGGTGTCATACGGGGAACCGGGCGCCATGATGGCAGAGCCCGTCCTGATGAACGCCCCCGGTTACTTCTTCGTCCTGCTGTGCACGATGCTGGGCTGCTGGGTCATGCGCCTGGCCAAGAAGCGGTTCCCCAACATCAACACCTTCGGCCTGATCGGCGTCGTGATCGCCTGGACGTTCTTCTTCGACTTCGTCATCGAGGGCCTGTTCCTCATGCCGATGGGGCTGTTCACCTACCCGGGCGCCATCCAGGCCCTGTCGGTCAATGCCGGCACCTACTACCAGTGGCCACTGTATGAGGGGCTCATGTGGGGCGGCGTCCAGGCCGGCCTCTGCTGCATGCGGTACTTCACCGACGACCGTGGTCGGACGTTCGTCGAGCGGGGGCTCGACCAGGTCCGAGGCGGTGCCGTCAAACAGCAGATCACCCGCTTCCTGGCGATCTTCGCCGCCTGCAGCACCTTCTTCTTCGTCTTCTACAACATTCCGGCGCAGTTCTTCGCCATGCATCAGGACCCGTGGCCGGAGGACATCCTGAAGCGTTCGTACTTCCTGATGGGCATCTGCGGTGAAGACACCGATCGGCCGTGCCCAAACCCTGCGCTGCCGATGCCCCTGACGAATTCCGGCTACATCAACCACGACGGCGAGCTCGTCTTTCCCGAGGGTGTCGAGCTTCCCAACAAGGTTCCGCTCGAGCGAGGAGAGTAA
- a CDS encoding TetR/AcrR family transcriptional regulator, which produces MVEPMTRERRLERTRTLLLDAAEQVFAEKGFMPATLDDIAKAAGYSKGAIYKYFATKEELFLAASDRYWRRYFDKFAEVMSSSDHIGARELEDIGERWRQLSRDRGAEHSALGLEFNLYLLRNPEARERVAAKRSEVVDQLARYIVEGVESLGATLLIPAVTLAHIIIATTDAVELGSHLDDVDLYQPVVEMYVSAVKMP; this is translated from the coding sequence ATGGTCGAGCCGATGACGCGCGAGCGACGCCTCGAGCGCACGCGCACGCTGCTGCTGGATGCCGCAGAACAGGTATTCGCCGAAAAAGGTTTCATGCCAGCGACTCTCGACGACATCGCCAAGGCGGCCGGCTACTCGAAGGGCGCGATCTACAAGTATTTCGCCACCAAGGAAGAACTGTTCCTGGCTGCCAGCGACCGGTATTGGCGGCGGTACTTCGACAAGTTCGCCGAGGTGATGTCGTCGTCCGACCACATCGGGGCGCGCGAGCTAGAGGACATCGGTGAGCGGTGGCGTCAGCTGAGTCGCGACCGCGGTGCCGAACATTCGGCACTGGGTCTCGAGTTCAACCTCTACCTGTTGCGCAACCCGGAGGCGCGGGAACGCGTGGCCGCCAAGCGATCAGAGGTCGTCGATCAGCTCGCCCGCTACATCGTCGAGGGCGTCGAGAGCCTGGGCGCAACCCTGCTGATCCCGGCGGTGACGTTGGCTCACATCATCATCGCCACGACTGACGCCGTCGAGCTGGGCAGCCACCTCGACGACGTCGACCTCTACCAACCGGTCGTCGAGATGTACGTGTCGGCCGTCAAGATGCCCTGA
- a CDS encoding spirocyclase AveC family protein codes for MSELSNKKPAVTETVSGVAGLGAGTPRSSNAIKIWATVGTVFLAYTAYVFIRWVSGPFFEPVAGGPSDPPLYMKIPLIANAVVLWIGLPFALWFFIIRPWVREKRITLDGMLLVSMGLMMFQDPMLNYYSTWCTYNAWLWNRGSWAPHIPGWVAHEEPGHTVPEPLLTNIPGYMYGVLLITIVGCWVMRRIKNRWPEISNLRLVLVTYAIAFVFDFVMEALVMLPIGFYSYPGAIQSLSFNAGTYYQWPIYEGLMWGGVQAALCCLRFFTDDRGRTLVERGLDSIRGGAVKQQFVRFLAIFGGVSACFFLFYNVPATWLGMHGDPWPEDVQKRSYFNPGICGEGTDRPCPNPDLPLPTKHSGYINHDGELVLHEGVEVPPIVPIQVGR; via the coding sequence TTGAGCGAGCTGTCGAACAAGAAACCTGCAGTCACCGAAACAGTGAGTGGTGTCGCCGGCCTAGGTGCGGGAACCCCGCGATCGTCGAACGCCATCAAGATCTGGGCGACCGTCGGCACCGTGTTCCTGGCGTACACCGCCTATGTGTTCATCCGGTGGGTCAGCGGACCCTTCTTCGAACCGGTGGCGGGCGGCCCGAGCGATCCCCCGCTGTACATGAAGATCCCCTTGATCGCCAACGCCGTCGTGCTGTGGATCGGCCTGCCATTCGCGTTGTGGTTCTTCATCATCCGGCCCTGGGTGCGAGAGAAGCGCATCACGCTCGACGGCATGTTGCTCGTCTCGATGGGGCTGATGATGTTCCAGGATCCGATGCTCAACTACTACAGCACGTGGTGCACGTACAACGCCTGGCTGTGGAACCGAGGATCCTGGGCGCCGCACATCCCGGGCTGGGTGGCGCACGAGGAACCGGGCCATACCGTGCCCGAACCGCTGCTGACCAACATCCCCGGCTACATGTACGGCGTGCTGCTGATCACGATCGTCGGATGTTGGGTCATGCGCAGGATCAAGAACCGTTGGCCGGAGATCAGCAATCTGAGGCTGGTGCTGGTCACCTATGCGATCGCCTTCGTCTTCGACTTCGTCATGGAGGCCTTGGTCATGCTGCCGATCGGCTTCTATTCCTACCCCGGTGCCATCCAATCTCTGTCGTTCAACGCCGGTACGTACTACCAATGGCCGATCTACGAGGGCTTGATGTGGGGTGGCGTCCAGGCGGCGCTGTGCTGCTTGCGCTTCTTCACCGATGACCGAGGACGCACGTTGGTGGAACGTGGTTTGGACAGCATCCGAGGCGGCGCCGTCAAGCAACAGTTCGTTCGCTTCCTGGCGATCTTCGGCGGTGTCAGCGCATGCTTCTTCCTCTTCTACAACGTCCCGGCGACCTGGCTCGGCATGCACGGTGACCCCTGGCCGGAAGACGTGCAGAAGCGCTCGTACTTCAACCCCGGCATCTGCGGCGAGGGGACCGACCGGCCGTGCCCGAACCCTGATCTGCCGCTGCCGACGAAGCACTCTGGCTACATCAACCACGACGGCGAACTGGTACTCCACGAAGGCGTCGAGGTGCCACCGATTGTTCCGATCCAGGTGGGTAGGTGA
- a CDS encoding TetR/AcrR family transcriptional regulator — translation MVERWTRERRLEHTRSLLLDAAEDVFAEKGFSPATLDDIAHAAGYTKGAIYKHFATKEDLFLAVSDRYWRRYFDNFAEVMSSAAQVGSRELDEIAARWRQLSQDRGAEHAALGHEFALYLLRNPEARERVAEKRSEVVEALAAFIVEGIERLGGTLLIPPSTLAQVLVATSDSVVLGSELDDVDLYRPIVEMYTSAIKLP, via the coding sequence ATGGTCGAGCGGTGGACGAGGGAGCGACGTCTCGAACACACGCGCTCGCTGCTGCTCGACGCGGCGGAGGATGTGTTTGCCGAAAAGGGTTTCTCCCCAGCTACTCTCGATGACATCGCGCATGCGGCGGGCTACACGAAGGGTGCCATCTACAAGCACTTCGCCACCAAGGAGGACCTCTTCCTGGCGGTGAGTGATCGGTACTGGCGCCGCTACTTCGACAACTTCGCCGAAGTGATGTCGTCGGCCGCGCAGGTCGGATCGCGCGAGCTCGATGAGATCGCGGCGCGGTGGCGACAACTGAGCCAGGACCGAGGCGCCGAGCACGCCGCGCTGGGTCACGAGTTCGCGCTCTACCTGCTTCGTAACCCGGAGGCGCGCGAGCGCGTGGCCGAGAAGCGGTCAGAGGTCGTCGAGGCGCTCGCCGCGTTCATCGTCGAGGGCATCGAGAGGCTCGGGGGCACCCTGCTCATTCCGCCGTCGACTCTCGCCCAGGTGCTCGTCGCCACCAGCGACTCGGTGGTGTTGGGCAGCGAACTCGACGACGTCGACCTATACCGGCCGATCGTCGAGATGTACACCTCGGCGATCAAACTCCCCTGA